In Methylotenera versatilis 79, the DNA window ACGCAAACGTCGTTCAGATTTCGGCGTAAAACTGCAAGAAAAACAAAAGATTCGTTTTAACTACGGATTAACAGAAACACAAATGCGCAGAATGATTTTAGATGCGCGTAAAGGCAAAGAGCCTACAGGCGAGCGTTTATTGCAGTTATTGGAGCGTCGTATGGATAATGTGGTTTTCCGTGCAGGTTTCGCACCTACTTTGATTGCGGCGCGTCAATTAGTGACGCACGGTCATTTAATGCTGAATGGTCGCAATGTGAATATTCCTTCTATCCGTCTAAAAGTAGGTGATGAAGTGACGATTCGTGTGAAAAGTAAAAACATTCCGATGGTTGTTGAGACGATTAAACAACCGTCTTTAGCGCGTCCAGAATGGTTAACTTGGGATGAAGCGACTACTGTTGTGAAAGTAGCGCACTTACCAGCGATTGAAGATGTACCATTTCCTGTTGATGTGCAGCAAGTGGTGGAATATTACGCTAACCGCGTGTAATTTTTGTGGTTAACACGGTTAGCAACAGAATTTAAGACGTCCCTAACAACGTCTTAAATGTTGCAAATGCATGCAAATGCATCTCCTTGATTTTATGGCCGCCTTGCACTTGGTTTGATTATATCAAATTAATGCATGTTAGTCGGTCACTTTTTTGAGCTTGGTTTTCATGAAAGTAATTACACACTTAACAGCTAAAGAACACATGAGTTTTGATGTGGCGATTGTAGCGGATGATTCTTCTAATAAAGAGATGAAAATGTCGCGTATTAAACGCTTAAACACAGAACAATTGTTCACCAATGTTAAAGAGGTAATGATTGAACATTTGAATGAAACCTATATTTTGCGCATCACCAAACAAAATAAATTGATTTTAACCAAGTAGATTTAGTTAACTATTCAGCGGCTCAAATATTAATACAGGAAAAATCCATGTCACCTAAAATCAACACTCCCGTATTTTGCTCGCTAAAAATGAGAGCGGCACGATTGCTTTTTGTGAGGGCTGCGATGTGGTGGAGTTGGAAATAGGTGCAGTGAGTATGCGCATTGATGCGGAATTGTTACAAGCATTAAATGGTTTGTTCAAGGATGCGGATATTCGTCTAAATTATTACCGTCTAGAAAAAGCCAGTTTTGAGCAAAGCCAATCGGTGGATTTAAGTTTTCATTAACAAAGCTTACGCTTATAAATTTTTTGAATCGACATTTCTATGAGCAACCAAACGTCTACCGTTGTTAATTTATTTGCCGCACGTCAGGCAAAATTTAATCAGCAATCAAATCATGCAGCTGAGTCTTCAAGATTAACCAGACTATATGCTTTGCCGCTACAAGCAACGCAACCGACTAGCCCAACACCGCCACAAAAATCCTACTCATGGTTAGCGACATTATTTGTCGTATTGGCGCATGCGGCGGTTATTTATGTATTGATTACACAAACACCGATTGAAAAAGCAAAAATAGAACCGGCAGCGCCAATGATGGTGAGCTTGATTGCGCCGCCAGCACCTGAGCCAGAATTAGTGCCAGTGATCGAACCACCAAAACCAGAAGTAAAGCCCGTTGTTAAGCCAAAAAAAGTAGTTGAAAAAATCAAGCCAATTGAAACGCCAACGGAGCGTTTGGTGGAAGCGACGACAGAGCAGCCTGTTGTAGAAGAGGCACCAGCAGCGCCAGTAGAACCTGTAAAAGTGGCGGAAGCGCCTAAAGCGCCGCCAGTAGTAGAAAAAATAGAAGAACCGAAAATTGAACCGCCACGTTTTGGTGTTTCATATTTGAATAACCCGGCGCCAGAATATCCATCTACTTCACGTCGATTAGGCGAAGAAGGGCGTGTGTTAATGAAAGTTTTAGTTTCTGCAGATGGTTCAGCTGAGGATGTGAAGATTGAAAAAAGCAGCGGATCTGAGCGATTAGATAATGCAGCGATTCAAGCAGTTAAACGCTGGCGTTTTATCCCAGCGAAGAAAAATAATCAATCGCTAAGTGCTTACGTGATTGTGCCTGTGAAGTTTTCACTAGATAGCTAATTTATAAGCAACTGATTTTAAATAAGTTAATTAAAAAAGTTAACACAAAAAACTGGTTAAGTTTTGACTAACTTAACCATAGAAAATATATTAAATAAAGGAAGCAATATGCAACACACAGCAGAATTTGATAGTCTGGCTTTTATCATGCAAGGTGGTTTCGTGTCTATTTCAGTGGCAGTAATCCTGCTGATTATGTCAGTGGCAAGCTGGTATTTTATGATTGTAAAAACCGTTCAGGGCATCCAATTGAAAAATGCCATGAAGCGTTATATAGCAGAGTTTTGGGCTGCACCCAATCTGCAAACAGCACTGACAATGATTAAAATTGATTCGCCAGCGCATGAATTAGCGGCGAATGCAGTTGATGCAGCGCATCATCACCAAGCGCACGCGGCGAAACATATTGAAGAATCCTGTAGTTACGATGAATTTATCGCACGCAGTATGCGTCGTAGCGCAGCGCAAACTTCTTCTCAGCTTGAATCAGGTCTGTCGGTTCTGGCATCTGTTGGTAGCGTTTCCCCATTTGTTGGTTTGTTCGGTACGGTTTGGGGTATTTATCATGCATTGGCAAGTATCAGCGCCAGCGGTCAAGCGACTTTAGACAAAGTTGCTGGCCCAGTAGGTGAAGCATTGATTATGACGGCGATTGGTTTAGCGGTGGCGATTCCTGCAGTGTTGGCTTATAACGCATTTGTAAAACAAAATCGCATCATTAACGCTACTTTAGATGGTTTCGGACAAGATTTACACGTGTTGTTAACCACAGGCGCACCTTTAGTTGTAAAGCATCAAAACGCAAAAAACCAGCATAATGTTAAAGCTATTCACGCTCAAAATGCTAAACCAGTGGGAGTGCCAGCATGATAGGCGGTAATGCTTCCAACAATGAGGCGCACACTCAGCCGATGAACGAGATCAACACCACGCCGTTGGTAGACGTGATGTTGGTTTTATTGGTCATCTTTATTATTACCGCGCCTTTACTCACGCATGCAGTGAAGATTGATTTGCCGCAAGCAACGAGCCAGCCTTTGCCTGAAAAACCAGAAGTGATCTCGGTTGCAATCGATGCTGCAGGCAAAATGTATTGGAACGATGTGCCGTTGGTTGATGGCGAAATCAAAGTGAAATTAGCGCAGATTGCTGATCAAAAACCGCAGCCAGAGCTCAATATTCGCGCAGATAAAGAAACGCGCTATCAAATATTGGCCGGCGTGATGGCTGACGCACAAAATGCAGGCGTCACAAAACTGGGCTTTGTGAGCGAGCCACAGCATTAAAAACGTATTCTTAGCTTGAGTAACTGAATGTATATTAAATCGATTAAAACTTGGGCTTGGGTGCACAAATGGTCTAGCCTAGTTTGTACGGCATTTATGTTGTTGCTTTGTTTAACGGGTTTGCCGCTCATTTTCAGTCACGAAATTAGCCATTTGCTAGGTAATGAGGTCGAAGCACCTGATTTGCCAGCAAATACAAAACTAGCCAGTATGGACACGGTTTTAAGCAATGCTAAGGCGTTGTACCCAAGCCGCGTTGTGCAATTTGTCTTTCGTGATATTGATGAGCACAACTCATGGACAATCAGCTTAGGTAAAACTGCTACATCAGAAGACGATACGAAGTTCATTAAAGTAGATTCGCGTACTGCGAAAATTTTAGATGAACCAAAGTTTAACGAAGGCTTCATGTATGTGATGTTTAAGTTACATGTCGATTTGTTTGCAGGTTTTCCTGGTATGTTATTCCTTGGCTCAATGGGCGTATTGCTAGTTGTCGCGCTTGTTTCAGGTGTCGTTTTATACGCGCCATTTATGCGTCGATTAGCCTTTGGTGAAATCCGTAAAGATCGCGCGCCAAAGTTAAAACGTTTAGATACGCATAATTTTTTAGGCGTTGTTACCTTGGTTTGGGCATTGGTTGTCGGCTTAACTGGTGTGATTAATGCGTGGTCTGATTTGGTGGTCAAGTATTGGCAGTTTGACCAAATGTCTAGCATGATTGCTCCCTATAAAGGTTTACCGCCGCCGACACATTTTGCTTCATTACAAGCCTCAGTAGATGCAGCACAAGCGCGTGAGCCAGATAAGAATTTGGGCTTTATTGCGTTTCCAGGTACTGCATTTTCAAGCCCGCATCACTATGGCATGTTTATGCGTGGCGATAGCCCCATCACTTCGCGTTTGTTCAAGCCAGTGTTAATTGATGCCGAAACAGCCAAAATCACCGATAGCCGCGAATTACCTTGGTATTTAACTACTTTGCTAATCTCCCAACCTTTACATTTTGGCGATTACGGCGGGTTAACACTCAAGATTATCTGGTTAATTTTAGATGTGATTACGATCGTTGTATTGTGGACTGGCTTAATGTTGTGGTGGAAAAAGCGCAAACAGCATGTGCCGGATATTGAAACCAAAATTAGGCTGAATGAAGCTTATTAAATCTAAGATTATTTAGGATTTCAATCTATGGTTACACATTTATTTATGCAAACTAAAAACTTTAAACAAATCTTTTTATGGCCAATCGTATTAGGTCTATTGACTATCATTGGCTTAGTTGTCGCGCTATTAGAAGACGATTTTCTCGAGGATATTTCACTGCTTGGTTTAATCATACCAATTGTCGTGATTGTCTATTTTTACACGATTAAAAAACAAAAGTGATCATTTAAGACTTCAAAAGCTATCTTAAAAAAAGAGTTAACACGCAAAAATTTTATCTCAAAAAAAGCGATTCAAACATGTAGCAAGCCAACGATTAATCATCCTGTAGCCAGCCAACAATTTTACAAATTTATGGTTACAGGAATAGTTAAATGCAAAATTTTCAATGCGACAAAATCGCACTCTATAAAGTTACGAGCCGCAAAGTCATCGTTACAGCCATTATTGCGGCTATGTCACAACTTGCAATGGCAGAAGATGTCCTGCCTGAAGTGGAAGTGGTCTCTACCAATTCAGAACTAGGCCAGCCATCAGAAAAAACAAAGTCTTACACTGTGAAATCTACTGCGTCTGCAACGCGTTTAGACACTTCATTCCGTGATACACCGCAATCTATTTCAGTGATTACACGTCAACAGTTAGATGATTTCCGCATCCTGTCAGTGAACGATGCTTTGTCTTACGCAACGGGTATTAAAGTGGAACAATTTGAAACAGACCGCACCGAATACACCGCGCGTGGCTTAAACATTACTAATTTTCAAATAGACGGCCTTACCACGCCAATTAGCTTTAGTGGTACGAACTATGGCGATTTAGATATAGCGATTTATGACCGTGTTGAAGTATTGCGAGGTGCCAATGGTTTATTAACCGGAACGGGTAATCCTTCTGCCGCCATTAACTTCGTGCGCAAACGTCCAACAAAAGACTTTCAAGCTAAAGTTGATTTATCCGCAGGCTCTTGGGATAACCGACGTTTAGATGCCGATGTTTCTGGTGCATTGAACACAGATGGTAGCGTGCGTGGACGTTTAGTTGCCGCACATCAAGAAAGAAATTCCTATCTTGACCGTTACAGCACAGAAAGAAACGTGGTCTACGGTGTGATTGAAGCCGATTTGTCGAGTAGTACCAATCTAGCCATTGGTCACACTTATCAGCAAAATGATTCTGATGGCAATAACTTTGGTAGCTTGCCTTTGCTATATTCAGATGGCAGCAAGCGTCGTTACAAAGTGTCTGATTCAACAGCGCCTGATTGGAGTAATCGGGATGTGGGCACTAATATTTCCTTTGTCGAGCTAACGCATTACTTTAGTAATGATTGGAAAGTTAAAGGGCAGTTAACGCACAAAGAAGTGAGCTCTAAAGGGCGCCATCATTATATTGACGGTAGTGAAGAACGTAATACGGGTTTGATTACATATGCAAGTTTTCCTTACGTTTACGACTTTGCAACTAAAGACAATGTCGCTGATGTGTATGCCAGTGGACCTTTTGAGTTGGCGGGGCGCAAGCATGAGTTGGTAGTAGGTGCCACTTGGAGCAAGACGTATATGAAAGAATACTCGCGAACAGGCAGTACTATTTACGATCCCTTAATTAACAATGTCTATATTAGTAGCTTTGATGCGATAGGCGATTTCCCAGAGCCGACATTTGGTCCTGAAAGTAAATCATCAGACTACAAAAGCACAACCACCAATATTTACACAGCGGCTAAACTTAACCCGACAGATGATTTAAAAGTGACTGTCGGCGGCAGTCTGCTTCGTTATGATTTAGAGGGCACTAGTTATGGCACGCCGCAAGATGCAAAAGAGAAAAACAAGTTCACGCCTTATGTGGGCGCTGTGTATGACTTGAATGACATTCACTCTTTGTATGCTAGCTATACGGGCATTTACAGGCCTCAAGTAGAAACTAATGCTGGCAACAGACCGCTCGCGCCATTAAAAGGCAAAAACTATGAGGCGGGTGTTAAAAGTGAATGGTTAAACAAAAAGTTAAACAGTTCTTTTGCATTATTTAGAACCGAGCAAGAAAATCAAGCTCAGGCCGTTGGAACAACAGGTACAAGAACCATTTATGAGGGCATTGAAGCCACTACAAAAGGCTATGAGTTTGATGTGTCGGGCGAAATTACGGACAACTTAAATATCAATGCAGGTTATACGCGTTTGATGAGTATAAAAGGCGATCAAGATCAAAATGTAAACCCATTTGTGCCAAGACATCTTGCGCATGTGACAACTGTTTATAGCGTACCGTTTATTCAAAATCTGAAAGTGGGCGCCAGTTTGAATTGGCAAAGCGATACGTATGTGGATATTGGCACTGTACGCTATGACCAAGACAGCTATGCAACGTTGAATTTAATGGCGAACTATAAAGTCGATGACCATTGGAACGCAGCGGTTAATTTATACAATGTGACGGATGAAAAATATCTATCCAGCTTAAGGTATGCGTTTGCAGGGCAAGCTTTTTATGCAGCGCCATTGAATGGTTTAGCAACGCTCACCTGGAAATATTAATTTTTACGACTTTTAACTCAGCCAGCTATTTGTTTTCAGATATCTCAGCCAGCTAAATTTTATTAATTTAAAGGAATGATTTATGACCACACAAAAAATATTGAGTACTTCAGTTGTTTTATTTGCTGTTTCTGCGAGTATTTTGCTTGCAACATCACAAGCACAAGCGGCTGCGGCTTGTGAAATTACGGTTGATGCAACAGACGCAATGGCTTTTAGCACCAAAAGTATTGATGTAAGCAAAACTTGCAAAGAATTTACCATTAACCTTAAACACGTGGGTAAATTGCCTAAAAATGTGATGGGTCATAATTTGGTGATTAGTAAAGAAGCTGACAAAGCTGGTGTGTTAGCCGATGGTAGCAAAGCTGGTTTGCCTAGCGATTATGTTAAAGCTAGCGATGCGCGTGTGATTGCGGCTACTACAATTATTGGTGGTGGTGAAACCGCTAGTACTAAGTTTGCGGTGAGTAAGTTGAATGCTAAAGATGCTTTTGAATTTTACTGTTCTTTCCCAGGCCATGCTTTTATGATGAAGGGCGTGGTTAAGTTAGTTTAACTGACAGCTAATGTTGTTTACAGATACTGCTATTTCACCTGATGAAATAGCAGTATCTAAATTTTAGTTATGCCAAATCAAAATAATCACTTAAATTTATGGTGTAAAACTAGCTAGAAACTAGAAATCAGTGACTCAATTGAATTTAGTTTAAATGACAATAATCAAGCTGTACGATACTGCGCCAGCTTTGTTAAAAAACAATACAAAAATATATATCAAGCAGTGAATTAATCAAGCCAATACAGCTCCTATGACGGATGTGTTTGAGTCTATTAGTCTAACTAGCATTAAATTCCCGTTTTGAATTAGCGGTGAGCGGGAATTTTTAGAAAATTAGAGCATCACACTCAGCAAAATCGCAATACCTATATAAATTTTAAATATCAATTTTAGCAATTCATCTATTAAGAGTGCGTATGATTAAACCTAGAATTTTATGTGTAGTAATGGCCTTAAGTTTTACAGCCGTCATTGCGTTGGCACAGTCTGATGAAATTACAGGTAACAATGGTCATCAAGCATCTGTTGAAAAACAATATACCTTTACTTGGAATTTCTCAGAAAATAGCCATCTAAAACCGCGCGGCGGTCAATCTAAAGGTGTGCCTGTTACTTTGGATACATCACCTAGCCTAGAGTGGTTGAAACTGCAAGAAGCAAATATTAGTGCTATAGAACGAGACAGAAGAGCGATTCTAGCCATGGTTGGAGAATATAAAGTCAGCTTCGACTTTATTGAAGTAGCAGGCTTTACAGACAATTACCAACCGAAATCTCCTTATCAAAGCTGGGCCACTGAAAAAGTCTATGTGGTTGAAGATAAAAAAGATTTTATTTCGCTACAACATGTTTTAGTCATGCAAACCGTCAATAAAGATGGCTCAAAAAATGCACCGATGGTGACTAAACATTGGCGGCAAGATTGGCAATATCAACCTAAACAAGTACTGGTTTACACTGGATATAACTCGTGGGTGACAACGCCCGTCAACGCAATAGATCAGCCGAGTTCTTGGTCGCAAACTGTGTATCAGGTGGATGATTCACCGCGCTATGGTGGCGTGGCAAAGTGGCAGCATTTCGGTAATTTTTCTAGCTGGAATAGCACAGATACCTGGCGTCCTTTGCCTCGTCGTGAATACACGGTGCGTAATGACTACCAACTATTGCTGGGCAATAATCGCCTTATTATTTTGCCAACTGGCTGGGTACACGAGCAGCAAAATAACAAAGTGGTGCTGGATAAAAATGCAAAACCTGCAGCAATACCAGTGATTGCGCGCGAGATGGGCTTTGATCGCTATGAGCGTATTCAAGGCTATGATTTTTCTTTGGGCGATACTTATGTTAAAAACACTGAGCCATTCTGGCGTGAAGTGCGCAAGCAGTGGACTAACTTAAGCCAAGTAGACAAGCATATTAACTTACGTGGCGCTGTAGATAAAGAAGGGCTATATATCAACGCGTTTGAATATGCTGAAAAATTGAATGATGGTACAAAACAAACACCTGTACAGATACAGCAGTTTGCTGAAAAGGTGGTTTCTGAGTATTTGGCGAAAGAAAAGACGACAGAAAATTTGAAGTATTGATTCAATCAAAAAAAGCCGCGCTATTTATTTAGCGCGGCTTTTTTATTGCTCAAAAATACACTCACTTAAAAATACTCGTTAAGATTTTTATTGATATCTTAGTGCTTCAATCGGGTTAAGCATCGCGGCCTTGCGGGCAGGGTAGAAGCCAAAGAATACGCCAATAGTAGCTGCAACGCTGAAAGCAATAATCACGGAATTACTTGAGATAATGATTTCTGCCTGCGTAAATATGCTGACCAACACCGCGCCACCCACGCCAATCGCAATGCCGATAAGGCAACCGACGATTGAGATCATGATAGCCTCTAATAGAAATTGCAGCAGAATATCGCGTTGACGTGCGCCAATCGCCATGCGAATGCCAATTTCACGTGTGCGCTCTGTCACCGAAACAAGCATGATATTCATGATGCCGATGCCACCAACCAGCAACGAAACAGAAGCAATCGCACCCAACAATAATGACATAGTGCGGGCAGTTTCAGCTGCTGAGTTGGCAATAGCCGTTAGATTGCGCACAGAAAAGTCGCTGTCTGCACCTTCACGTATATTGTGACGCTGATTCAGCAAACCATTCATGGATTCTTCCAGCATTGTCATCACTTTATCTGACCCCGCTTGCACCATAATCTGCCGCACACTTCCTGGCAATTGGTTGCCAAATAGCTTACGTTGCGCGGTAGTTAGCGGCACGATGATAGTGTCATCTTGGTCACGCCCATCTAATGTTTGACCTTTGCTTTCTAACACGCCCAAAATCACAAAAGGGCTTTGGTTAATGCGAATGGTTTTACCTACTGGATCGATATCTTCGCCAAAGATATTTTGTGCGACTGTTTTACCTATTAATGCAACGCGCGTAGCAGAGCGGATATCTGAATCTGAAAATGCATAACCAGATGATAAATTCCAAGAGCGCACGTCTAAATAACTAGGTGTCGTGCCGATAATATCTGTGTTCCAGTTATTGCTGCCATACACAATCTGCGATTTACCCATTGTCACCGGCGCAACGCCAACTACATCTTCTAACTCTGCAATCGCATTGGCATCCTTAACATTCAGCGAAGGCGCATTGCCTGTGGCTGATCTGGCACCAGCAACTCTTGGCGGGCCAGATAAAACAACGAATAGATTGCTACCCATCGCACTGATAGAGCGTTTCACTGAAGCTTCCGCACCTTGGCCAATTGCCATCATTAACACAACCGCGCTTACGCCGATCACCATGCCCAACATGGTTAAAAAAGTACGCAAACGGTTTGCGCCCATGGCGTGCCATGCCTCACCTAACATTGCGCTAAACATCAGATTGCCTCGCTTAATTCGTTATTAGTTGATACGTGACCATTTGTCAGCGTATCTTGCACTATCTCTCCATCCAAAAAACGCACTTGGCGTTTGGCATGTTCGGCAATGTCTGTTTCATGCGTCACTAACACAATGGTAATACCTTCTTTATTTAACTGACCAAATAGCGCCATAATCTCTTCACTGGTCACGCTGTCTAAGTTACCTGTCGGCTCATCTGCAAGAATCAGGCGTGGATTATTAACAAGCGCACGCGCAATGGCGACACGTTGTTGCTGACCACCAGAGATTTGATTAGGACGAGAGTTAATATGTTTACCCAAACCCACTTTTTCTAATAATACTTTGGCGCGTGCATGACGTTCGGCTTTATCGATGCCGGAATAGACCAAGGGCAGAGCAACGTTATCTAATAAGCTTGAACGGGCTAATAGATTAAAGCCCTGAAACACAAAGCCGATGGTTTGGTTACGCACCCTCGCCACTGCGTTTTCTTCCATATTGGCAACTGCATAACCATCTAACACGTATTTACCCTTAGTTGGTTTATCTAAGCAACCAAGAATATTCATAAAGGTGGATTTTCCTGAGCCAGATGGCCCCATAATGGCAACATAATCGCCATTATCAATGCGCAGATTCACATCTTTTAGTACTGGGAAAGGTCCAGCCGCTGTTTGATAAGCTTTAAATAACCCGCTTACTTCAATAACGCTTTTTTGCGGGGCATTAAGGTCTTGCAGTTTTTTTTTGTTTTGCATAAAAAGATTAACCTAGAACATTCTTGGGCCGCGCGGTGCATTGCCGCCAGCTTGAGGTTTACCATCTACTTGTAAATCGCTCACAATCACTTTGTCACCCGCACTCAAATCACGCCCAGTAATTGCGGTAAATCGACCATCTGTGATGCCAACATGGATTCTCACCATGGTTGGTTTGCCATCTTTCAGGATATAGATTTTGCTAGCAGTTAAGTCTTCAGGTTTTTTGCCGTTTCTGCCGCCGCCATTCCTTTTTCTTTCAGCACCTTTACCCATTTCTTTGCTCTTATCACCAGTTGCAGTGCCTTTATCATCGCTGATAGCGGCTTCTTCATTTACTTTTGGTTTGTAACGCAAGGCAGCATTTGGCACCATCAGTGATTGCTGCGCATTTGCTACCGCAATATTTACGTAAGCCGTCATACCTGGCAGTAAAGTTAAATCGCTATTGTCTACAGAAACCACCACATTGTAAGTCACCACATTTGAGGTATTGGTTGAGTTTAAACGCACTTGTTTAACCACGCCTTCAAAGTTGCGGTTAGGGAAAGCATCGACATTGAACTTAACCTTTTGACCATCTTTAATCTTACCGATATCTGCTTCCGCAAAGCTGGTATCAATCTGCATTTTTGCCAAATCTTGCGCAATTTGAATCAACGTTGGCGTTTGAAAACTTGCCGCAACCGTTTGGCCAACATCCACCACGCGATTCACCACCGTGCCAGAAACGGGTGAACGAATAATCGTAAAGTTTAAATTGGTTTGATCGCGCGTTAATAATCCGCGTGCGCTCTCTAATTGCGCTTTGGCAGATTTAAGCACCTGTACAGCGGTGTCTAACTCTTGTTTTGAAACGAATTCTTGTGCATATAATTCGCGAATCCGTTTTTCATTGGCAGTCGCCAATTCAACAGAGGCTTGGTTGCTGCGCACGCTACTTTGCGATTGCGTAATTGCGGCTGAAGACAGCGCGCTATCTAACTCAAGCAATACCTGATCTTTTTTAACGGTATCGTTAAAATCCACATATAACTTTCTGACAATGCCAGAAATCTGTGTACCCACGCTGATTAAACTCACAGGATTCAACGTGCCATTGGCAGAAACCGTTTGCTCAATATCGCCCTGTGTGATTTCGTCTAATCGGTATAGATCTTCTGGTTTTGGCTGATGCGTTTTTTCATAATAGTAAAAAGCGCCGTATGCAATCGCCGCTAATATAATGAATACAAGGATTTTTTTGAGTGATTTCATAGTGTTAAGTAAGTCTATTAATTAGTAGAAAGCGTGCTGGAATTAGGTAAAGATTGAATCATGGCATTATCCAAAGCACCCATCGCTTGCGCCAAAGTCGCGCGCGCAATGTTTGAATTGAGTGCCGCTTGAATCTTCTGTTGGCGCGCACTGGCAAGCGCGCTTTGTGCTGTTAAGGTATCGATAATATTACCAACGCCTGCTTTATAACGGCCCAAAGCCACGCGGTAAGATTGTTCAGCGCTATTTACTAATATTTCAGTCGCGGTGACCGATTCAAGTGCCGTACGCAAACTTTGATAAGCCGTCCATACATCTAATGATATTTGCAAACGTAAACGGTCACGCTGCGCGGCACGTAAATCGGCAGTCGCCTCTGCTGCGCGAATGCGATAGGTTGGGGCGTAGCCAGCAAACAACGGAATAGACACGGTTAAGCCTAAAGTTGAATTATTGCTGTAATTTAATTGCGAACCATCTTGCAGACTATTAGAAGTTGAAATGGAAATCGTTGGTTTAGCCGCAGCTTTATTGGCATCTACATTCGCTTGAGCTGCTTTCACTTGCGCTTCACTGGCGACTAAATCTGGGCGGCGTGTGCCGGCTTGTTCAATCAAGCTATTCACATCTTCTAATATATTTGCGGGTGGATTACTAGTATTGGCGACCAACACGATTTTCTGATTCGCTGGCAAGC includes these proteins:
- the rpsD gene encoding 30S ribosomal protein S4, with product MSRLTGPRLKIMRALGVDLPGLSRKTIEARPTPPGQHGNKASRKRRSDFGVKLQEKQKIRFNYGLTETQMRRMILDARKGKEPTGERLLQLLERRMDNVVFRAGFAPTLIAARQLVTHGHLMLNGRNVNIPSIRLKVGDEVTIRVKSKNIPMVVETIKQPSLARPEWLTWDEATTVVKVAHLPAIEDVPFPVDVQQVVEYYANRV
- the hemP gene encoding hemin uptake protein HemP translates to MKVITHLTAKEHMSFDVAIVADDSSNKEMKMSRIKRLNTEQLFTNVKEVMIEHLNETYILRITKQNKLILTK
- a CDS encoding energy transducer TonB encodes the protein MSNQTSTVVNLFAARQAKFNQQSNHAAESSRLTRLYALPLQATQPTSPTPPQKSYSWLATLFVVLAHAAVIYVLITQTPIEKAKIEPAAPMMVSLIAPPAPEPELVPVIEPPKPEVKPVVKPKKVVEKIKPIETPTERLVEATTEQPVVEEAPAAPVEPVKVAEAPKAPPVVEKIEEPKIEPPRFGVSYLNNPAPEYPSTSRRLGEEGRVLMKVLVSADGSAEDVKIEKSSGSERLDNAAIQAVKRWRFIPAKKNNQSLSAYVIVPVKFSLDS
- a CDS encoding MotA/TolQ/ExbB proton channel family protein, which encodes MQHTAEFDSLAFIMQGGFVSISVAVILLIMSVASWYFMIVKTVQGIQLKNAMKRYIAEFWAAPNLQTALTMIKIDSPAHELAANAVDAAHHHQAHAAKHIEESCSYDEFIARSMRRSAAQTSSQLESGLSVLASVGSVSPFVGLFGTVWGIYHALASISASGQATLDKVAGPVGEALIMTAIGLAVAIPAVLAYNAFVKQNRIINATLDGFGQDLHVLLTTGAPLVVKHQNAKNQHNVKAIHAQNAKPVGVPA
- a CDS encoding ExbD/TolR family protein, producing MIGGNASNNEAHTQPMNEINTTPLVDVMLVLLVIFIITAPLLTHAVKIDLPQATSQPLPEKPEVISVAIDAAGKMYWNDVPLVDGEIKVKLAQIADQKPQPELNIRADKETRYQILAGVMADAQNAGVTKLGFVSEPQH
- a CDS encoding PepSY-associated TM helix domain-containing protein, with the protein product MYIKSIKTWAWVHKWSSLVCTAFMLLLCLTGLPLIFSHEISHLLGNEVEAPDLPANTKLASMDTVLSNAKALYPSRVVQFVFRDIDEHNSWTISLGKTATSEDDTKFIKVDSRTAKILDEPKFNEGFMYVMFKLHVDLFAGFPGMLFLGSMGVLLVVALVSGVVLYAPFMRRLAFGEIRKDRAPKLKRLDTHNFLGVVTLVWALVVGLTGVINAWSDLVVKYWQFDQMSSMIAPYKGLPPPTHFASLQASVDAAQAREPDKNLGFIAFPGTAFSSPHHYGMFMRGDSPITSRLFKPVLIDAETAKITDSRELPWYLTTLLISQPLHFGDYGGLTLKIIWLILDVITIVVLWTGLMLWWKKRKQHVPDIETKIRLNEAY
- a CDS encoding TonB-dependent siderophore receptor, which translates into the protein MQNFQCDKIALYKVTSRKVIVTAIIAAMSQLAMAEDVLPEVEVVSTNSELGQPSEKTKSYTVKSTASATRLDTSFRDTPQSISVITRQQLDDFRILSVNDALSYATGIKVEQFETDRTEYTARGLNITNFQIDGLTTPISFSGTNYGDLDIAIYDRVEVLRGANGLLTGTGNPSAAINFVRKRPTKDFQAKVDLSAGSWDNRRLDADVSGALNTDGSVRGRLVAAHQERNSYLDRYSTERNVVYGVIEADLSSSTNLAIGHTYQQNDSDGNNFGSLPLLYSDGSKRRYKVSDSTAPDWSNRDVGTNISFVELTHYFSNDWKVKGQLTHKEVSSKGRHHYIDGSEERNTGLITYASFPYVYDFATKDNVADVYASGPFELAGRKHELVVGATWSKTYMKEYSRTGSTIYDPLINNVYISSFDAIGDFPEPTFGPESKSSDYKSTTTNIYTAAKLNPTDDLKVTVGGSLLRYDLEGTSYGTPQDAKEKNKFTPYVGAVYDLNDIHSLYASYTGIYRPQVETNAGNRPLAPLKGKNYEAGVKSEWLNKKLNSSFALFRTEQENQAQAVGTTGTRTIYEGIEATTKGYEFDVSGEITDNLNINAGYTRLMSIKGDQDQNVNPFVPRHLAHVTTVYSVPFIQNLKVGASLNWQSDTYVDIGTVRYDQDSYATLNLMANYKVDDHWNAAVNLYNVTDEKYLSSLRYAFAGQAFYAAPLNGLATLTWKY
- the azu gene encoding azurin; this translates as MTTQKILSTSVVLFAVSASILLATSQAQAAAACEITVDATDAMAFSTKSIDVSKTCKEFTINLKHVGKLPKNVMGHNLVISKEADKAGVLADGSKAGLPSDYVKASDARVIAATTIIGGGETASTKFAVSKLNAKDAFEFYCSFPGHAFMMKGVVKLV